One genomic segment of Natrononativus amylolyticus includes these proteins:
- the queC gene encoding 7-cyano-7-deazaguanine synthase QueC, with protein sequence MTDDTELTEPTAEASEPTADSTQKRAVVLLSGGMDSATAAYEARERGYELFALHTSYGQRTERRELECARRLAAGLEVVDFLTLETDHLSAIGASSLTDEDLAIADADTESEEIPNTYVPFRNANLLAMAVSYAEAESCEAVFIGAHSEDFAGYPDCRPAFFEAFERVVDAGTKPETEIAVEAPFVDWSKTEIARRGVELEVPFEHTWSCYRAAEPACGTCDSCAYRLEAFRNVGVRDPIEYAERPPASTADR encoded by the coding sequence ATGACTGACGATACCGAATTAACCGAACCGACCGCCGAAGCGAGCGAACCGACCGCCGATTCGACGCAGAAACGCGCAGTCGTCCTCCTCTCGGGCGGCATGGACAGCGCCACCGCCGCCTACGAGGCCCGCGAGCGCGGCTACGAACTGTTCGCGTTACACACTTCCTACGGCCAGCGAACCGAGCGCCGGGAACTCGAGTGCGCTCGCCGGCTCGCCGCCGGACTCGAGGTGGTCGACTTCCTGACCCTCGAGACCGATCACCTCTCGGCGATCGGCGCCTCGAGTCTCACCGACGAGGATCTCGCGATCGCCGACGCCGACACGGAGAGCGAGGAGATCCCGAACACCTACGTCCCGTTTCGCAACGCCAACCTGCTCGCGATGGCGGTCTCCTACGCCGAAGCCGAGAGTTGTGAGGCAGTGTTCATCGGTGCACACAGCGAGGATTTTGCGGGGTATCCCGACTGTCGCCCCGCCTTCTTCGAGGCCTTCGAGCGTGTCGTCGACGCGGGGACGAAACCGGAGACCGAGATCGCCGTCGAGGCGCCGTTCGTCGACTGGTCGAAAACGGAGATCGCCCGCCGAGGGGTCGAACTCGAGGTCCCGTTCGAACACACCTGGTCGTGCTATCGCGCGGCGGAGCCCGCCTGCGGAACGTGCGATTCGTGCGCGTACCGGCTCGAGGCGTTCCGGAACGTCGGGGTCCGGGACCCGATCGAGTACGCCGAGCGGCCGCCGGCGTCGACGGCGGACCGGTAG
- a CDS encoding enoyl-CoA hydratase/isomerase family protein, with product MDTDHLSLEIDDGVGRIVMDRPERHNAMDAAMARDLADALESLSADDDVRCLVLTGTGGAFNTGADLSTLEGDASDAERIGAIATPLHRAVRAIAGAPKPVVTGINGVVAGGGLGLALVGDVVVISEDARLEYAYPKIGLSGDGGATWFLPRLLGYREAQRFALLDEPIGPADAVDLGLATEAVPADEFADRLAELANRLASGPTLAYAEIKTLLRESTTADLEGHLATEKRRITGLAETADYAAGLEGFFEKERAGFEGR from the coding sequence ATGGACACGGACCACCTCTCACTCGAGATCGACGACGGCGTCGGCCGAATCGTGATGGATCGCCCGGAGCGACACAACGCGATGGACGCGGCGATGGCCCGCGACCTGGCCGACGCGCTCGAGTCGCTGTCGGCCGACGACGACGTGCGCTGTCTCGTCCTCACCGGTACCGGGGGCGCGTTCAACACCGGCGCCGACCTCTCGACGCTCGAGGGCGATGCGAGCGACGCCGAGCGGATCGGCGCGATCGCGACGCCGCTGCACAGGGCCGTCCGGGCGATCGCGGGCGCGCCGAAACCGGTCGTGACCGGGATCAACGGCGTCGTCGCCGGCGGCGGGCTGGGACTTGCGCTTGTGGGCGACGTGGTGGTGATCTCCGAGGACGCCCGACTCGAGTACGCCTACCCGAAGATCGGCCTCTCGGGGGACGGCGGTGCGACCTGGTTCCTGCCGCGGCTGCTCGGCTACCGGGAGGCCCAGCGGTTCGCGCTCTTGGACGAGCCGATCGGGCCCGCGGACGCCGTCGATCTGGGGCTGGCGACCGAAGCGGTTCCAGCGGACGAGTTCGCAGACCGTCTCGCGGAGCTCGCAAACCGGCTCGCGAGCGGCCCGACGCTCGCGTACGCGGAGATCAAGACGCTGCTGCGGGAGTCGACGACCGCGGACCTCGAGGGCCACCTCGCAACCGAAAAACGGCGGATCACGGGTCTGGCCGAGACGGCCGATTACGCCGCGGGGTTGGAGGGATTCTTCGAGAAGGAGCGAGCCGGGTTCGAAGGCCGATAG
- a CDS encoding group I truncated hemoglobin codes for MAHVVYHEIGGREAVEAVVADFYDRVLADEQLQPYFEGMDMTELRAHQVQFISAVTGGPVEYTGSGMREAHAHLNIEEADFDAVGAHLEAALRENGVDEANVDAIMSEVVALKDPVLNR; via the coding sequence ATGGCACACGTCGTGTATCACGAGATCGGCGGGCGAGAGGCGGTCGAAGCGGTCGTCGCGGACTTTTACGACCGCGTCCTGGCGGACGAACAGCTACAGCCGTACTTCGAGGGGATGGACATGACCGAACTGCGCGCCCACCAGGTCCAGTTCATCAGCGCCGTCACCGGCGGCCCGGTCGAGTACACGGGGTCGGGTATGCGCGAGGCGCACGCCCACCTGAACATCGAGGAGGCGGACTTCGACGCGGTCGGCGCGCACCTCGAGGCGGCGCTCCGGGAGAACGGCGTCGACGAGGCCAACGTCGACGCGATCATGTCCGAGGTCGTCGCGCTCAAGGACCCGGTGCTCAACCGGTAA
- a CDS encoding helix-turn-helix domain-containing protein, which yields MGSGTGIRVQLAVSDASACPISAASTDVEIESLTVGRRQDDAVVGELTVANGGSEAVESPLGEPVFADGSRAVYRYSHDGGCPCQRVPDHGCPIRDLEAVGGQLRLSFIAPDLETVRAVVTDLRSSCGEVHVRRLTRSGLGGENGSLALVDRDAFTDRQYEVLETAHEMGYFESPKEATSRDVAAALDISSATFVEHLAVAQSKLLDQLLET from the coding sequence ATGGGCTCCGGAACGGGTATCCGCGTTCAACTCGCCGTGAGCGACGCGAGCGCGTGTCCGATCTCGGCGGCGAGTACCGACGTCGAAATCGAGTCGCTCACGGTCGGCCGACGGCAGGACGACGCCGTCGTCGGCGAGCTAACGGTCGCAAACGGCGGCTCCGAGGCGGTCGAGTCGCCGCTCGGGGAACCGGTCTTCGCCGACGGCTCGCGGGCGGTGTACCGCTACTCCCACGACGGCGGCTGTCCCTGTCAGCGGGTTCCGGACCACGGCTGTCCGATCCGGGATCTCGAGGCGGTGGGGGGCCAGCTCCGCCTCTCGTTTATCGCGCCCGACCTCGAGACGGTGCGGGCGGTCGTCACCGACCTCCGCTCGTCGTGTGGCGAGGTCCACGTCCGTCGGCTCACCCGGTCGGGCCTCGGGGGTGAAAACGGCTCGCTCGCGCTCGTCGACCGGGACGCGTTCACCGACCGCCAGTACGAGGTCCTCGAGACGGCCCACGAGATGGGGTACTTCGAATCGCCCAAAGAGGCGACCTCCCGCGACGTCGCGGCGGCGCTCGACATCTCATCGGCGACGTTCGTCGAGCACCTCGCGGTCGCCCAGTCGAAGCTGCTCGACCAGCTCCTCGAGACGTGA
- a CDS encoding DMT family transporter, giving the protein MDEEAVGVALVLVSAASFGTLGIFGVLAAAEGLSIPTVLTLRFAIAAVVLWGLLWLRGRLRFLGGRDLLTALGLGALGYATMSGLYFLGLEYLTAGLVAIVLYTYPAFVVCFVAVTAPDRVTRGLLLALALSIGGVALITGADPTGADPRGVAIVLGSALAYATYIVVSQRALATVDSVTLSAFVLPAAAASFVVLGLATDSLAAPTSAAGWGIALGLGVIATAIPVLAFFAGLSRVGAGRASILSTVEPAVTVALGALVLAEPVTAVTLAGGALVVAGVVLIHRGGA; this is encoded by the coding sequence ATGGACGAGGAGGCAGTCGGCGTCGCGCTCGTGCTCGTCTCGGCGGCGAGTTTCGGGACCCTCGGAATCTTCGGCGTGCTCGCCGCCGCCGAGGGGCTCTCGATTCCGACGGTTCTCACCCTCCGGTTCGCCATCGCGGCGGTCGTGCTGTGGGGGCTGCTCTGGCTCCGCGGTCGCCTCCGGTTTCTCGGGGGTCGGGACCTCCTCACCGCCCTCGGTCTCGGCGCCCTCGGCTACGCCACGATGAGCGGGCTCTACTTCCTGGGCCTCGAGTACCTCACGGCCGGACTCGTCGCGATCGTCCTCTACACGTACCCGGCGTTCGTGGTCTGTTTCGTCGCCGTGACGGCTCCCGACCGGGTGACGCGGGGACTCCTCCTCGCGCTGGCGCTGTCGATCGGCGGGGTCGCGCTCATCACCGGCGCGGACCCCACCGGCGCCGATCCCCGCGGGGTCGCCATCGTTCTAGGCTCTGCGCTCGCTTACGCCACGTACATCGTCGTGAGCCAGCGGGCGCTCGCGACGGTCGACTCCGTTACGCTGAGCGCGTTCGTGTTACCGGCGGCGGCGGCGAGTTTCGTCGTCCTCGGACTCGCGACGGACTCGCTCGCGGCGCCGACCAGCGCCGCCGGGTGGGGGATCGCCCTTGGCCTCGGCGTGATCGCGACGGCGATCCCCGTGCTGGCGTTCTTCGCCGGCCTCTCGAGGGTCGGCGCCGGCCGGGCGAGCATCCTCAGCACGGTCGAACCGGCCGTCACGGTCGCACTCGGGGCGCTCGTCCTCGCGGAGCCGGTGACGGCGGTCACGCTCGCCGGCGGCGCGCTCGTCGTCGCCGGCGTCGTCCTCATCCACCGGGGCGGGGCCTGA
- a CDS encoding ATPase, T2SS/T4P/T4SS family, with product MAIDEADRSDAGQVSDGEPSAGGAADHRTREPTRGADVRVGEYTWAEFMAEYGHGDEVSLLYPHGTDGPDDQLGIDTDEEPRSTAPSAADWDRVEFDPTPYLGYDPLELSDLITDVFGPNANYLQDVFLEYVDPETTPVVKDVYTWEHYKWEYYYDEDGNRPRDDDGEIVRHDEKDALGFDPDRIEAYLHAGGQAASELDDLVDERTVNVAEDIDEDEFFSTADGHTTVVNRYDLEKAVSLAKKQHFTEVERYWVNKPYAFVIIFHSEKENEKKYYMIEPYLTAIETELQEFLSGKLRTAIKYSDDGIKQTADEESRRAVIDAETRRLLERYDLYEGTTGTTNAGIIETLKTLLDDEEDGEREEGQLEGIEARPEPVLLEEDSDVLSEYQVEKLLHLLKRDFIGYERIDGIKHDINVEDISCDGYNSPVFVYHSEYEQIISNIYHGQTELDDFVVKLAQRSGKGISKRLPQVDATLPDGSRAQLTLGKEVSDHGTNYTIRQFKDVPFTPIDLINWNTFSLEEMAFLWLAIENHKSLIFAGGTASGKTTSLNAVSLFIPSATKIVSIEDTREVELPQRNWIASVTRPSFSDDSTGDVDEFDLLEAALRQRPDYIVMGEIRGEEGRTLFQVMSTGHTTYTTFHADSVDEVLKRFTTDPINVSKTMFTALDLVSIQTQTRVQGRKVRRNKSLTEINHYEAEHDEINVQDVYQWQAETDEYLKMGDSNTLDAIQFDRGWSYEKLQDELFKRQIILAYLIKNELNTYAQVAATIQAFINDPDTILTLIANGQLEDSLEDLREMESVLIDVDPEKEELVPRPGSTTETYNTSMDILERAEESLFEDYRGKVPSGLASALGGVEAADPIEVDDEFEDEWDFGDGDEFTFGTTTDDENTPSWLDDDGGFEIGADTEPAEPSPAEAAADAETSAGNDAETPERPALEAPPEDVEADSTPAEPATIGDDSNAAPAAADADETEDVAEASESPADAPETAPEPESGGAERAADATAADESETAELSFDETAEVGDDEEAGGGDDEEADLGGLFDDMEDTLENLGSETPDSDAAREEAAGESLDGARAGDGDESVFDDRSSADDDGREPIETGSIFGDESESIFGGDSLADADDGGSMFEPAAAIDEEEDDGDAESIFEADPDDEGAK from the coding sequence ATGGCTATTGACGAGGCCGACAGGTCGGACGCCGGACAGGTTTCTGACGGCGAACCGTCGGCAGGTGGCGCGGCGGACCACCGGACCCGCGAGCCGACGCGAGGTGCGGACGTCCGCGTCGGCGAGTACACGTGGGCGGAGTTCATGGCGGAGTACGGACACGGTGACGAAGTCTCTCTGCTGTACCCCCACGGAACCGACGGTCCGGACGATCAGCTCGGCATCGACACCGATGAGGAACCGCGTTCGACGGCCCCCTCCGCCGCGGACTGGGATCGCGTCGAGTTCGACCCGACTCCCTACCTCGGTTACGATCCGCTCGAGCTCTCCGACCTCATCACCGACGTTTTCGGACCGAACGCGAACTACCTCCAGGACGTCTTTCTCGAGTACGTCGACCCGGAGACGACGCCGGTCGTCAAGGACGTCTACACCTGGGAGCACTACAAGTGGGAGTACTACTACGACGAGGACGGCAACAGGCCCCGGGACGACGACGGCGAGATCGTCCGGCACGACGAGAAGGACGCCCTGGGGTTCGACCCCGACCGGATCGAGGCGTACCTCCACGCCGGCGGGCAGGCCGCGAGCGAGCTCGACGACCTCGTCGACGAGCGCACGGTCAACGTCGCCGAGGATATCGACGAAGACGAGTTCTTCTCGACGGCCGACGGCCACACGACCGTCGTCAACCGGTACGACCTCGAGAAGGCCGTCTCGCTGGCCAAGAAACAGCACTTCACGGAGGTCGAGCGCTACTGGGTCAACAAACCATACGCGTTCGTCATCATCTTCCACTCCGAGAAGGAAAACGAGAAGAAGTACTACATGATCGAGCCGTACCTGACGGCGATCGAGACGGAGCTCCAGGAGTTCCTCTCGGGCAAGCTCAGGACGGCGATCAAGTACTCCGACGACGGGATCAAACAGACCGCCGACGAGGAGAGCCGCCGGGCGGTGATCGACGCGGAAACGCGGCGACTGCTCGAGCGCTACGACCTCTACGAAGGGACCACCGGAACCACGAACGCGGGCATCATCGAGACGCTGAAAACCCTGCTCGACGACGAGGAGGACGGCGAGCGAGAGGAGGGCCAGCTCGAGGGGATCGAGGCCCGCCCGGAGCCGGTGTTGCTCGAGGAGGATTCGGACGTCCTCAGCGAGTACCAGGTCGAGAAACTGCTCCACCTGCTCAAGCGGGACTTCATCGGCTACGAGCGCATCGACGGCATCAAACACGACATCAACGTCGAGGACATCTCCTGTGACGGGTACAACTCGCCCGTCTTCGTCTACCACTCCGAGTACGAGCAGATCATCTCGAACATCTACCACGGACAGACCGAGCTCGACGATTTCGTCGTCAAACTCGCCCAGCGCTCCGGCAAGGGGATCAGCAAGCGGCTGCCGCAGGTCGACGCGACCCTGCCGGACGGCTCGCGCGCCCAGCTCACCCTCGGCAAGGAGGTCTCCGACCACGGGACCAACTACACCATCCGGCAGTTCAAGGACGTCCCGTTCACGCCGATCGACCTCATCAACTGGAACACCTTCAGCCTGGAGGAGATGGCGTTCCTCTGGCTCGCCATCGAGAACCACAAGAGCCTGATCTTCGCCGGCGGGACGGCCTCGGGGAAGACGACCAGCCTGAACGCGGTGTCGCTGTTCATCCCCTCGGCCACGAAGATCGTCTCCATCGAGGACACCCGCGAGGTCGAACTCCCCCAGCGAAACTGGATCGCGAGCGTCACCCGCCCGTCCTTTTCGGACGACTCCACGGGCGACGTCGACGAGTTCGACCTGCTCGAGGCCGCGCTTCGACAGCGCCCCGACTACATCGTGATGGGTGAGATTCGCGGTGAGGAAGGCCGAACGCTGTTCCAGGTCATGTCGACGGGTCACACGACCTACACGACGTTCCACGCGGACTCCGTCGACGAGGTGCTCAAGCGATTCACGACGGACCCGATCAACGTCTCGAAGACGATGTTCACGGCGCTGGACCTGGTCTCGATCCAGACACAGACGCGGGTCCAGGGCCGGAAGGTCCGCCGGAACAAGTCGCTCACGGAGATCAACCACTACGAGGCCGAACACGACGAGATCAACGTCCAGGACGTCTACCAGTGGCAGGCCGAAACCGACGAGTACCTCAAGATGGGCGATTCGAACACGCTCGACGCGATCCAGTTCGACCGCGGCTGGAGCTACGAGAAGCTCCAGGACGAGCTGTTCAAACGCCAGATCATCCTGGCCTATCTGATCAAAAACGAGCTCAACACCTACGCGCAGGTCGCCGCGACGATCCAGGCGTTCATCAACGACCCCGACACGATCCTCACGCTGATCGCCAACGGCCAGCTCGAGGACAGCCTCGAGGACCTCCGGGAGATGGAGAGCGTGCTGATCGACGTCGACCCCGAGAAGGAGGAGCTGGTGCCGAGACCGGGGTCGACGACGGAGACGTACAACACCTCGATGGACATCTTAGAGCGCGCCGAGGAGTCCCTGTTCGAGGACTACCGCGGAAAGGTCCCGAGCGGACTCGCGAGCGCACTCGGCGGCGTCGAGGCGGCCGATCCGATCGAGGTCGACGACGAGTTCGAGGACGAGTGGGACTTCGGCGACGGCGACGAGTTCACGTTCGGAACCACGACCGACGACGAGAACACCCCCTCCTGGCTCGACGACGACGGCGGCTTCGAGATCGGTGCGGACACCGAACCGGCGGAGCCGTCGCCGGCGGAGGCCGCCGCAGACGCCGAGACGTCGGCGGGTAACGACGCTGAAACGCCCGAGCGGCCGGCGCTCGAGGCGCCGCCGGAGGACGTCGAGGCCGACTCCACTCCGGCGGAGCCGGCGACGATCGGGGACGACTCGAACGCCGCCCCTGCGGCAGCCGACGCCGACGAGACCGAAGATGTCGCCGAGGCGAGTGAATCCCCGGCCGACGCCCCGGAAACGGCACCGGAGCCAGAGAGCGGCGGCGCCGAGCGAGCGGCGGACGCGACGGCCGCGGACGAATCGGAGACCGCGGAGCTGTCGTTCGACGAGACAGCAGAAGTCGGCGACGACGAGGAGGCCGGCGGCGGCGACGACGAGGAAGCCGACCTCGGCGGCCTGTTCGACGACATGGAAGACACCCTCGAGAACCTCGGGAGCGAGACGCCGGACTCAGACGCGGCCCGGGAGGAGGCGGCCGGCGAGTCGCTCGATGGCGCGCGCGCCGGGGACGGCGACGAATCGGTCTTCGACGATCGCTCCTCGGCGGACGACGACGGTCGCGAGCCGATCGAAACCGGGTCGATCTTCGGCGACGAGTCGGAGTCGATCTTCGGCGGCGACTCCCTGGCTGACGCCGATGACGGCGGTTCGATGTTCGAACCGGCCGCGGCTATCGACGAGGAAGAAGACGACGGGGACGCCGAGTCGATCTTCGAGGCCGACCCCGACGACGAGGGTGCGAAATGA
- a CDS encoding FAD-dependent oxidoreductase: MAHVIIVGGGPAGLSAGLFTAKNGLETTLFDTGKTWMHKAHLFNYLGIESRDGSQFVDDAREQVDEFGVERVQGEQVTAVEETDDGFSVATEGDDGVSDAYEADYVIFATGTNRGLAEELGCETTAEGPIEVSIDMETSVDDAYAVGATARAEKWQAIISAGDGAAAALDVLSKEEGEKFHDFDTPADAE, encoded by the coding sequence ATGGCACACGTCATCATCGTCGGCGGCGGCCCCGCGGGGCTGAGCGCCGGCCTGTTCACCGCGAAGAACGGCCTCGAGACGACCCTCTTCGACACCGGCAAGACGTGGATGCACAAGGCACATCTGTTCAACTACCTCGGAATCGAGAGCCGCGACGGCTCGCAGTTCGTGGACGACGCCCGCGAGCAGGTCGACGAGTTCGGCGTCGAGCGCGTCCAGGGCGAACAGGTAACCGCGGTCGAGGAAACCGACGACGGCTTCAGCGTCGCCACGGAGGGCGACGACGGGGTGTCGGACGCGTACGAAGCCGACTACGTGATCTTCGCGACCGGGACGAACCGCGGGCTCGCCGAGGAACTGGGGTGTGAGACGACCGCGGAGGGGCCGATCGAGGTGAGCATCGACATGGAGACCAGCGTCGACGACGCCTACGCGGTGGGCGCGACCGCTCGCGCCGAGAAGTGGCAGGCGATCATCTCCGCCGGCGACGGCGCGGCGGCGGCCCTCGACGTCCTGAGCAAGGAGGAAGGCGAGAAGTTCCACGACTTCGACACGCCCGCGGACGCGGAGTAA
- a CDS encoding PRC-barrel domain containing protein, with protein sequence MVTLDSSEEGKTVLDDDGREVGVVVEVERGRAYVDPDPSMLDEIGSRFGVSNADEDTFPIEADDVRAVTDEEIHLTEWTDPNV encoded by the coding sequence ATGGTTACACTCGATTCAAGCGAGGAAGGCAAGACCGTTCTCGACGACGACGGCCGGGAAGTCGGCGTCGTCGTCGAAGTAGAGCGCGGCCGAGCGTACGTCGATCCCGACCCGTCGATGCTCGACGAGATCGGGTCGCGCTTCGGCGTGTCGAACGCCGACGAGGATACGTTCCCCATCGAAGCGGACGACGTCCGTGCCGTCACCGACGAGGAGATCCACCTCACCGAGTGGACCGACCCGAACGTCTGA
- a CDS encoding universal stress protein: MTLRFDGLVIVPAADPDDGERTARALAPRLSESSTAVVVHVVEKAGGGIDKAPMEAREDVADDIFERTRGPLESAGATVETDVLYGTDVVETIFDGARERHADAVAFVPREGNRIAELLTGDVARRMVKEASVPVVVLPQVE, encoded by the coding sequence ATGACGCTCCGATTCGATGGGCTGGTGATCGTCCCCGCGGCGGACCCCGACGACGGGGAGCGGACCGCACGCGCGCTCGCACCGCGGCTCTCGGAGTCGAGTACGGCCGTCGTCGTCCACGTCGTCGAAAAGGCCGGCGGCGGCATCGACAAGGCGCCGATGGAAGCGCGGGAGGACGTCGCGGACGACATCTTCGAGCGAACGCGCGGCCCGCTCGAGTCCGCGGGTGCGACCGTCGAGACTGACGTTCTGTACGGGACCGACGTCGTCGAGACGATCTTTGACGGCGCACGGGAGCGACACGCGGACGCCGTCGCGTTCGTTCCGCGGGAGGGCAACCGGATCGCCGAACTGCTCACCGGCGACGTCGCTCGCCGAATGGTCAAGGAGGCGTCGGTTCCGGTGGTCGTCCTCCCGCAAGTCGAGTAG
- a CDS encoding D-2-hydroxyacid dehydrogenase, whose translation MTDEFEVVVLRRGVHGVPVSEYVAALEERLPDCTIRRAHTPEEERELVESARFVTGLDLEPATLEGARDLEVFACAYAGTGHLPMDRLAERGVAVTNASGVHGPNIGEHVLGATLAFVRRFHVGERRQRRREWRHYRTHELQGSTVTVVGLGALGTAICARLEPFGVESIGVRHSPEKGGPVDEVYGYDDDLHAAFARTDYLVLACPLTDETRGLIDEAALDTLPPTAVLVNVARGPVVDTDALLAALRGNNLRGAALDVTDPEPLPEDHPLWGLENVRITPHNAGFTPAYYERLADVVATNVERVRETGEATDLENQVV comes from the coding sequence ATGACCGACGAGTTCGAGGTCGTCGTCCTTCGGCGCGGCGTCCACGGCGTTCCGGTGAGCGAGTACGTCGCCGCACTCGAGGAACGGCTCCCCGACTGTACGATCCGACGCGCGCACACTCCCGAAGAGGAGCGCGAACTGGTCGAGAGCGCCCGGTTCGTCACCGGACTGGACCTCGAGCCGGCGACGCTCGAGGGAGCCCGCGATCTCGAGGTGTTCGCCTGCGCCTACGCGGGGACGGGCCACCTCCCGATGGATCGACTCGCCGAACGGGGCGTCGCCGTCACCAACGCCTCGGGCGTCCACGGGCCGAACATCGGCGAGCACGTCCTCGGCGCGACCCTCGCGTTCGTCCGGCGGTTCCACGTCGGCGAGCGCCGCCAGCGTCGCCGCGAGTGGCGCCACTACCGCACCCACGAACTGCAGGGCTCGACGGTGACCGTCGTCGGCCTCGGCGCGCTCGGCACCGCGATCTGTGCGCGCCTCGAGCCGTTCGGCGTCGAGTCGATCGGCGTCCGCCACTCCCCCGAGAAGGGCGGGCCGGTCGACGAGGTGTACGGCTACGACGACGACCTCCACGCGGCGTTCGCCCGCACCGACTACCTCGTGCTGGCGTGCCCGCTGACCGACGAGACGCGCGGGTTGATCGACGAGGCGGCGCTCGACACGCTCCCGCCGACGGCCGTCCTCGTCAACGTCGCCCGGGGACCGGTCGTCGACACCGACGCCCTGCTCGCGGCGCTGCGCGGCAACAACCTCCGGGGTGCCGCCCTCGACGTCACGGATCCCGAGCCGCTCCCCGAGGATCATCCCCTCTGGGGGCTCGAGAACGTTCGCATCACGCCGCACAACGCCGGTTTCACGCCGGCGTACTACGAACGGCTGGCCGACGTCGTCGCGACGAACGTCGAGCGGGTGCGCGAGACGGGCGAGGCGACGGACCTCGAGAACCAGGTCGTCTGA
- a CDS encoding SRPBCC family protein: MPTYERETTIRAPLEDVWEFHSTVAGLEALTPAWLGLHIERVVGPDGEAEPDVLEAGSEIDLSLQPLGLGPRQHWTSLIVEREREDGVAYFRDEMIRGPFDRWVHTHAFYADGDETLLRDRIEYELPLGDLGPLDSLSRVGFEPMFRGRHQTTKELLEESDRR, translated from the coding sequence ATGCCGACGTACGAACGCGAGACGACGATCCGCGCGCCGCTCGAGGACGTCTGGGAGTTTCACTCGACCGTCGCCGGCCTCGAGGCGCTGACGCCGGCCTGGCTCGGGTTGCACATCGAACGGGTCGTCGGCCCCGACGGCGAGGCCGAGCCGGACGTGCTCGAGGCCGGTTCGGAGATCGACCTGTCGCTCCAGCCGCTCGGTCTCGGGCCGCGCCAGCACTGGACGTCGCTTATCGTCGAACGCGAGCGCGAAGACGGCGTCGCGTACTTCCGCGACGAGATGATCCGCGGCCCGTTCGACCGGTGGGTGCACACCCACGCCTTCTACGCGGACGGCGACGAGACGCTGCTCAGGGATCGGATCGAGTACGAACTCCCCCTCGGCGACCTCGGGCCGCTCGACTCGCTCTCCCGGGTCGGCTTCGAGCCGATGTTTCGCGGGCGCCACCAGACGACGAAGGAGTTACTCGAGGAGTCCGACCGCCGGTGA
- a CDS encoding DMT family transporter produces the protein MRDVYSKADLEVTPAAALAFAIFAASTSAILVRWSHAPSSVAAFYRVLFTTVLVAPIALIRHREEFSRLSRRDLGFAIVAGVALAVHFAAWFESLNHTSVAASVTLVQTQPIFVAVGAAVLLKERVHRMTVIGILVAIVGAAAMSFGDAGEAPISDATLYGNSLAVLGAITVAGYVLAGRAIRQRVSLFPYVTVVYTACTITLFALVGAQGHGYLEYPPREWLLFLAMAVGPGVLGHTIVNWVLKYLESVVVSVAWLGEPVGATILALVLLAEVPDAITVIGGLVVLAGIYVTTVERERRAGG, from the coding sequence ATGCGCGACGTGTATTCGAAAGCGGACCTCGAGGTGACGCCGGCGGCCGCGCTGGCGTTCGCGATCTTCGCCGCGAGTACCAGCGCGATCCTGGTCCGCTGGAGCCACGCGCCGAGCTCCGTCGCGGCGTTCTACCGCGTGCTGTTCACGACGGTGCTCGTCGCCCCCATCGCCCTGATTCGCCACCGTGAGGAGTTCTCCCGGCTCTCCCGGCGCGACCTCGGCTTCGCGATCGTCGCGGGCGTCGCGCTCGCGGTCCACTTCGCGGCCTGGTTCGAGAGCCTGAACCACACGAGCGTCGCCGCGAGCGTGACGCTGGTCCAGACCCAGCCGATCTTCGTCGCGGTCGGCGCCGCCGTGCTCCTCAAAGAGCGCGTCCACCGGATGACCGTGATCGGCATTCTCGTCGCCATCGTCGGCGCGGCGGCGATGTCCTTCGGCGACGCCGGGGAAGCGCCGATCTCCGACGCCACCCTGTACGGCAACTCCCTCGCCGTCCTCGGGGCGATCACCGTCGCCGGCTACGTCCTCGCGGGGCGGGCGATCCGCCAGCGCGTCTCGCTGTTTCCGTACGTCACCGTGGTGTACACCGCCTGTACGATCACCCTGTTCGCGCTCGTCGGCGCCCAGGGCCACGGCTACCTCGAGTATCCGCCCCGCGAGTGGTTGCTCTTTCTCGCGATGGCCGTCGGCCCCGGCGTCCTCGGCCACACCATCGTGAACTGGGTGTTGAAGTACCTCGAGTCGGTGGTCGTCAGCGTCGCCTGGCTCGGTGAGCCGGTCGGGGCGACGATCCTCGCGCTCGTGTTGCTCGCGGAGGTTCCCGACGCGATCACCGTTATCGGGGGACTGGTCGTCCTCGCCGGGATCTACGTGACGACCGTGGAGCGAGAGCGGCGGGCGGGCGGCTAG